Proteins co-encoded in one Brassica oleracea var. oleracea cultivar TO1000 chromosome C4, BOL, whole genome shotgun sequence genomic window:
- the LOC106339593 gene encoding uncharacterized protein LOC106339593 isoform X1: MERVRDCIEEMVKFTLTHRSDFDIELTGVFCSGLLSGDSLLHAETVEAFAGVTEYPLYKRLALSLLKSIASGCFCGGFEKVSFGKEVMWLKEKEEEWSKLIIQKGSELVYALKYVACELQVEEPLFSFMKALDGVKTVEARCFEADYDRLQQRGSLVMINKSLMFEVMEMHKYSSFYELLKAESPEKVFPGTNTVEEGMQMFKKWCDVDQEKKNNGVVAIHLIKSVSQSCVALSHILSGLSYTGVQSLLGLSHTIGSIPHALPPPRSVLLSSFMLPYKPKIKGCRLSHGARALSKHVDRSSDGFWGVLSGSDSDKNRLAMDIINSFIGQCCWMNIHIVPPHGEMFEIRVAQGYGARWSRDGTKFIGFLEPYSEDGHSMAWKH, encoded by the exons ATGGAGAGAGTGAGAGATTGTATAGAGGAAATGGTGAAGTTCACACTTACTCACCGTTCAGATTTCGATATAGAGCTTACCGGAGTTTTCTGCTCCGGTCTTCTTTCCGGCGACTCGCTTCTTCACGCCG AGACTGTAGAAGCATTTGCAGGTGTTACTGAGTATCCTCTGTACAAGCGTCTAGCTTTAAGCCTGCTGAAATCGATTGCTTCTGGTTGTTTCTGTGGGGGTTTTGAGAAGGTTTCGTTTGGGAAAGAGGTTATGTGGTTGAAGGAGAAAGAGGAGGAGTGGAGCAAGCTGATAATCCAAAAGGGTTCTGAGTTAGTCTAC GCCTTGAAGTATGTAGCTTGTGAGCTTCAAGTTGAAGAACCTTTATTCTCCTTCATGAAAG CTTTAGATGGTGTCAAAACAGTTGAGGCAAGGTGTTTTGAAGCGGATTATGATAG ACTTCAACAGAGAGGCTCTCTGGTTATGATAAATAAATCTCTCATGTTTGAAGTTATG GAAATGCACAAGTATTCATCATTTTACGAGCTGTTAAAAGCCGAGAGTCCAGAGAAAGTCTTTCCTGGCACTAATACAGTTGAAGAAG GTATGCAAATGTTCAAGAAGTGGTGTGATGTTGATCAAGAGAAGAAGAACAATGGTGTTGTGGCAATCCATCTTATTAAATCAGTTTCTCAGTCTTGTGTAGCTTTGTCTCACATACTCTCT GGCTTGAGTTACACGGGTGTGCAAAGCCTTCTGGGTCTTTCTCACACCATTGGATCCATTCCACATGCGCTGCCTCCTCCAAGATCGGTTCTACTCTCTTCCTTTATGCTTCCATATAAACCAAAG ATAAAAGGTTGTAGATTGAGCCATGGAGCTAGAGCATTATCCAAGCATGTTGATCGAAGTAGTGATGGATTCTGGGGTGTTCTTTCTGGATCCG ATTCAGATAAGAATAGGCTTGCGATGGACATTATCAATAGCTTCATTGGCCAATGTTGTTGGATGAACATACATATAGTTCCACCTCACGGGGAAATGTTTGAGATAAGAGTAGCTCAAGGATATGGAGCACGTTGGTCTCGAGATGGAACCAAA TTCATTGGATTTCTTGAGCCTTACAGTGAAGATGGCCACTCCATGGCCTGGAAGCATTAG
- the LOC106341500 gene encoding uncharacterized protein LOC106341500, with amino-acid sequence MANHSWSNGDMNHQRDALGIAMNWSSEEQAILEDALVRYSSEPSPSISRYAKIASELQHKTVRDVVMRCRWTNKKRRKLEDHNGLGGANVDNKESIDMAVASNSAPHLLREEDGIIIELLKQNELFLNQIHANLTSSSMLKENLTLFYKTRQNIKNLLKNLQENAPEPMKRMPWPEKLSDDHDELLDSILDLSASPKQP; translated from the exons ATGGCGAATCATTCATGGTCAAACGGTGATATGAATCACCAAAGGGATGCTCTTGGTATCGCCATGAATTGGAGCTCTGAAGAACAGGCCATTCTCGAAGATGCTCTTGTTAG GTATTCGTCAGAACCGAGTCCGAGTATCTCACGTTACGCAAAAATAGCGTCAGAGCTTCAGCACAAGACCGTTAGAGATGTTGTTATGCGTTGCAGATGGACAAAC AAAAAGAGAAGAAAATTAGAAGATCATAATGGGTTGGGAGGAGCCAATGTTGACAACAAG GAGAGTATAGATATGGCGGTGGCTTCAAACTCAGCTCCACATCTTCTTAGAGAAGAAGATG GGATCATCATTGAGCTTCTTAAACAAAATGAGCTATTCCTCAATCAGATCCATGCAAATCTCACATCCTCCTCAATG TTAAAAGAGAACTTAACACTGTTCTACAAAACGCGCCAAAACATCAAGAACCTTCTCAAAAA CTTGCAGGAGAATGCGCCAGAGCCGATGAAGCGTATGCCGTGGCCGGAGAAACTGAGTGATGATCATGATGAGCTACTTGATTCAATCCTTGATCTCTCAGCTTCACCAAAGCAACCATGA
- the LOC106339593 gene encoding uncharacterized protein LOC106339593 isoform X4, producing the protein MERVRDCIEEMVKFTLTHRSDFDIELTGVFCSGLLSGDSLLHAETVEAFAGVTEYPLYKRLALSLLKSIASGCFCGGFEKVSFGKEVMWLKEKEEEWSKLIIQKGSELVYALKYVACELQVEEPLFSFMKALDGVKTVEARCFEADYDRLQQRGSLVMINKSLMFEVMEMHKYSSFYELLKAESPEKVFPGTNTVEEGMQMFKKWCDVDQEKKNNGVVAIHLIKSVSQSCVALSHILSGLSYTGVQSLLGLSHTIGSIPHALPPPRSVLLSSFMLPYKPKIKGCRLSHGARALSKHVDRSSDGFWGVLSGSGK; encoded by the exons ATGGAGAGAGTGAGAGATTGTATAGAGGAAATGGTGAAGTTCACACTTACTCACCGTTCAGATTTCGATATAGAGCTTACCGGAGTTTTCTGCTCCGGTCTTCTTTCCGGCGACTCGCTTCTTCACGCCG AGACTGTAGAAGCATTTGCAGGTGTTACTGAGTATCCTCTGTACAAGCGTCTAGCTTTAAGCCTGCTGAAATCGATTGCTTCTGGTTGTTTCTGTGGGGGTTTTGAGAAGGTTTCGTTTGGGAAAGAGGTTATGTGGTTGAAGGAGAAAGAGGAGGAGTGGAGCAAGCTGATAATCCAAAAGGGTTCTGAGTTAGTCTAC GCCTTGAAGTATGTAGCTTGTGAGCTTCAAGTTGAAGAACCTTTATTCTCCTTCATGAAAG CTTTAGATGGTGTCAAAACAGTTGAGGCAAGGTGTTTTGAAGCGGATTATGATAG ACTTCAACAGAGAGGCTCTCTGGTTATGATAAATAAATCTCTCATGTTTGAAGTTATG GAAATGCACAAGTATTCATCATTTTACGAGCTGTTAAAAGCCGAGAGTCCAGAGAAAGTCTTTCCTGGCACTAATACAGTTGAAGAAG GTATGCAAATGTTCAAGAAGTGGTGTGATGTTGATCAAGAGAAGAAGAACAATGGTGTTGTGGCAATCCATCTTATTAAATCAGTTTCTCAGTCTTGTGTAGCTTTGTCTCACATACTCTCT GGCTTGAGTTACACGGGTGTGCAAAGCCTTCTGGGTCTTTCTCACACCATTGGATCCATTCCACATGCGCTGCCTCCTCCAAGATCGGTTCTACTCTCTTCCTTTATGCTTCCATATAAACCAAAG ATAAAAGGTTGTAGATTGAGCCATGGAGCTAGAGCATTATCCAAGCATGTTGATCGAAGTAGTGATGGATTCTGGGGTGTTCTTTCTGGATCCGGTAAGTAA
- the LOC106339593 gene encoding uncharacterized protein LOC106339593 isoform X2, which yields MERVRDCIEEMVKFTLTHRSDFDIELTGVFCSGLLSGDSLLHAETVEAFAGVTEYPLYKRLALSLLKSIASGCFCGGFEKVSFGKEVMWLKEKEEEWSKLIIQKGSELVYALKYVACELQVEEPLFSFMKDGVKTVEARCFEADYDRLQQRGSLVMINKSLMFEVMEMHKYSSFYELLKAESPEKVFPGTNTVEEGMQMFKKWCDVDQEKKNNGVVAIHLIKSVSQSCVALSHILSGLSYTGVQSLLGLSHTIGSIPHALPPPRSVLLSSFMLPYKPKIKGCRLSHGARALSKHVDRSSDGFWGVLSGSDSDKNRLAMDIINSFIGQCCWMNIHIVPPHGEMFEIRVAQGYGARWSRDGTKFIGFLEPYSEDGHSMAWKH from the exons ATGGAGAGAGTGAGAGATTGTATAGAGGAAATGGTGAAGTTCACACTTACTCACCGTTCAGATTTCGATATAGAGCTTACCGGAGTTTTCTGCTCCGGTCTTCTTTCCGGCGACTCGCTTCTTCACGCCG AGACTGTAGAAGCATTTGCAGGTGTTACTGAGTATCCTCTGTACAAGCGTCTAGCTTTAAGCCTGCTGAAATCGATTGCTTCTGGTTGTTTCTGTGGGGGTTTTGAGAAGGTTTCGTTTGGGAAAGAGGTTATGTGGTTGAAGGAGAAAGAGGAGGAGTGGAGCAAGCTGATAATCCAAAAGGGTTCTGAGTTAGTCTAC GCCTTGAAGTATGTAGCTTGTGAGCTTCAAGTTGAAGAACCTTTATTCTCCTTCATGAAAG ATGGTGTCAAAACAGTTGAGGCAAGGTGTTTTGAAGCGGATTATGATAG ACTTCAACAGAGAGGCTCTCTGGTTATGATAAATAAATCTCTCATGTTTGAAGTTATG GAAATGCACAAGTATTCATCATTTTACGAGCTGTTAAAAGCCGAGAGTCCAGAGAAAGTCTTTCCTGGCACTAATACAGTTGAAGAAG GTATGCAAATGTTCAAGAAGTGGTGTGATGTTGATCAAGAGAAGAAGAACAATGGTGTTGTGGCAATCCATCTTATTAAATCAGTTTCTCAGTCTTGTGTAGCTTTGTCTCACATACTCTCT GGCTTGAGTTACACGGGTGTGCAAAGCCTTCTGGGTCTTTCTCACACCATTGGATCCATTCCACATGCGCTGCCTCCTCCAAGATCGGTTCTACTCTCTTCCTTTATGCTTCCATATAAACCAAAG ATAAAAGGTTGTAGATTGAGCCATGGAGCTAGAGCATTATCCAAGCATGTTGATCGAAGTAGTGATGGATTCTGGGGTGTTCTTTCTGGATCCG ATTCAGATAAGAATAGGCTTGCGATGGACATTATCAATAGCTTCATTGGCCAATGTTGTTGGATGAACATACATATAGTTCCACCTCACGGGGAAATGTTTGAGATAAGAGTAGCTCAAGGATATGGAGCACGTTGGTCTCGAGATGGAACCAAA TTCATTGGATTTCTTGAGCCTTACAGTGAAGATGGCCACTCCATGGCCTGGAAGCATTAG
- the LOC106339953 gene encoding probable esterase KAI2 has translation MGVIEEAHNVKVLGSGNKGTIVLGHGFGTDQSVWKHLVPHLVDDYRIVLYDNMGAGTTNPEYFDFDRYSTLEGFAFDLIAILEDLQIESCIFVGHSLSAMVGVLASLNRPDLFYKIVMISASPRFVNDVDYQGGFEQEDLNQLFEAIRSNYKAWCLGFAPLVVGGDLDSVAVQEFSRTLFNMRPDIALSMAQTIFSSDMRQILPFVSVPCHIVQSAKDLAVPVAVSEYLHTNLGSESVVEVMSSEGHLPQLSSPASVIPVLLRHIRNDIAV, from the exons ATGGGTGTAATAGAGGAAGCTCACAACGTGAAGGTGCTTGGCTCAGGAAATAAAGGGACGATCGTATTAGGTCACGGGTTCGGTACGGACCAGTCAGTATGGAAACACCTGGTTCCACATCTTGTCGACGATTACCGCATCGTGCTCTACGACAACATGGGAGCCGGTACGACCAATCCGGAATATTTCGACTTTGATCGTTACTCAACTCTCGAAGGTTTCGCCTTTGATTTGATTGCAATCTTAGAAGATCTTCAAATCGAGTCTTGTATCTTTGTCGGTCACTCTCTTTCCGCCATGGTTGGTGTCTTGGCTTCTCTTAACCGACCTGACCTCTTCTACAAAATCGTCATGATTTCGGCTTCCCCAAG ATTCGTGAACGATGTTGATTACCAAGGTGGATTCGAGCAAGAAGACCTAAACCAGCTTTTTGAAGCGATTCGAAGCAACTACAAAGCGTGGTGCTTAGGTTTCGCTCCACTGGTGGTAGGTGGAGACTTGGACTCGGTAGCCGTTCAAGAATTCAGCAGGACGCTCTTCAACATGCGTCCAGACATAGCTCTCTCCATGGCTCAGACCATTTTCAGTAGCGACATGAGACAAATCTTACCTTTTGTCTCTGTCCCTTGTCACATCGTCCAAAGCGCTAAAGATTTAGCCGTACCGGTCGCCGTATCCGAGTATCTTCACACCAATCTCGGGTCTGAATCCGTCGTCGAGGTTATGTCTTCAGAGGGTCATCTTCCTCAGCTTAGCTCGCCGGCCTCTGTTATTCCCGTTCTCCTCCGTCACATCCGCAATGACATTGCTGTCTGA
- the LOC106339593 gene encoding uncharacterized protein LOC106339593 isoform X3: MERVRDCIEEMVKFTLTHRSDFDIELTGVFCSGLLSGDSLLHAEAFAGVTEYPLYKRLALSLLKSIASGCFCGGFEKVSFGKEVMWLKEKEEEWSKLIIQKGSELVYALKYVACELQVEEPLFSFMKALDGVKTVEARCFEADYDRLQQRGSLVMINKSLMFEVMEMHKYSSFYELLKAESPEKVFPGTNTVEEGMQMFKKWCDVDQEKKNNGVVAIHLIKSVSQSCVALSHILSGLSYTGVQSLLGLSHTIGSIPHALPPPRSVLLSSFMLPYKPKIKGCRLSHGARALSKHVDRSSDGFWGVLSGSDSDKNRLAMDIINSFIGQCCWMNIHIVPPHGEMFEIRVAQGYGARWSRDGTKFIGFLEPYSEDGHSMAWKH, encoded by the exons ATGGAGAGAGTGAGAGATTGTATAGAGGAAATGGTGAAGTTCACACTTACTCACCGTTCAGATTTCGATATAGAGCTTACCGGAGTTTTCTGCTCCGGTCTTCTTTCCGGCGACTCGCTTCTTCACGCCG AAGCATTTGCAGGTGTTACTGAGTATCCTCTGTACAAGCGTCTAGCTTTAAGCCTGCTGAAATCGATTGCTTCTGGTTGTTTCTGTGGGGGTTTTGAGAAGGTTTCGTTTGGGAAAGAGGTTATGTGGTTGAAGGAGAAAGAGGAGGAGTGGAGCAAGCTGATAATCCAAAAGGGTTCTGAGTTAGTCTAC GCCTTGAAGTATGTAGCTTGTGAGCTTCAAGTTGAAGAACCTTTATTCTCCTTCATGAAAG CTTTAGATGGTGTCAAAACAGTTGAGGCAAGGTGTTTTGAAGCGGATTATGATAG ACTTCAACAGAGAGGCTCTCTGGTTATGATAAATAAATCTCTCATGTTTGAAGTTATG GAAATGCACAAGTATTCATCATTTTACGAGCTGTTAAAAGCCGAGAGTCCAGAGAAAGTCTTTCCTGGCACTAATACAGTTGAAGAAG GTATGCAAATGTTCAAGAAGTGGTGTGATGTTGATCAAGAGAAGAAGAACAATGGTGTTGTGGCAATCCATCTTATTAAATCAGTTTCTCAGTCTTGTGTAGCTTTGTCTCACATACTCTCT GGCTTGAGTTACACGGGTGTGCAAAGCCTTCTGGGTCTTTCTCACACCATTGGATCCATTCCACATGCGCTGCCTCCTCCAAGATCGGTTCTACTCTCTTCCTTTATGCTTCCATATAAACCAAAG ATAAAAGGTTGTAGATTGAGCCATGGAGCTAGAGCATTATCCAAGCATGTTGATCGAAGTAGTGATGGATTCTGGGGTGTTCTTTCTGGATCCG ATTCAGATAAGAATAGGCTTGCGATGGACATTATCAATAGCTTCATTGGCCAATGTTGTTGGATGAACATACATATAGTTCCACCTCACGGGGAAATGTTTGAGATAAGAGTAGCTCAAGGATATGGAGCACGTTGGTCTCGAGATGGAACCAAA TTCATTGGATTTCTTGAGCCTTACAGTGAAGATGGCCACTCCATGGCCTGGAAGCATTAG
- the LOC106339594 gene encoding 60S ribosomal protein L38-like has translation MPKQIHEIKDFLLTARRKDARSVKIKRSKDIVKFKVRCSKYLYTLCVFDQEKADKLKQSLPPGLSVQDL, from the exons ATG CCTAAGCAAATCCACGAGATCAAGGACTTCCTTCTGACAGCAAGAAGGAAAGATGCTAGATCAGTGAAGATCAAGAGAAGCAAAGACATTGTCAAGTTCAAGGTCAGATGCTCAAAGTACCTCTACACTCTCTGCGTCTTTGACCAAGAGAAAGCCGACAAGCTTAAGCAGTCTCTTCCTCCAG GTTTGAGCGTGCAAGACCTTTGA
- the LOC106337843 gene encoding glutathione S-transferase T3-like, with protein MDFNPFEDSANFVDLLNSQQNVFFGSQQPSSGSQAAEQRPERKERRSWTATEDIVLISAWLNTSKDPVVGNEQKSVAFWTRVAAYFSASPKLAASEKREGSQCKQRWHKVNEAVCKFSGAYEAATREKTSGMNDNDVLKLAHEIFFNNQKKKFGLEHAWNELRNDQKWCELATAKTDTSSKRRKFADGSHSGASSKVNENEAAVEGTSRPPGVKAAKARGEKPITEGKDVGELHNILVRKEKMSKMKLLDRLMAKQEPLDDDEVALKKKLTKELLLSN; from the coding sequence ATGGATTTCAATCCATTTGAGGATTCTGCCAATTTTGTTGACCTACTTAATAGTCAACAAAATGTTTTCTTTGGCAGTCAACAACCCTCCTCAGGTAGTCAAGCTGCAGAGCAGCGACCAGAGCGTAAGGAAAGAAGGTCGTGGACAGCTACAGAGGATATAGTGCTCATTAGCGCGTGGTTGAACACGAGCAAAGACCCCGTTGTGGGGAATGAGCAGAAGTCTGTGGCTTTCTGGACCAGAGTTGCAGCATACTTCTCGGCTAGTCCTAAACTTGCAGCCTCTGAAAAACGAGAGGGTAGTCAATGCAAGCAACGTTGGCACAAGGTGAATGAAGCAGTTTGCAAGTTCTCAGGGGCGTATGAAGCAGCCACAAGAGAGAAAACCAGTGGCATGAATGACAATGACGTTCTAAAACTGGCCCACGAGATCTTCTTCAATAACCAAAAAAAGAAGTTCGGTCTCGAACATGCCTGGAACGAGCTTCGCAACGACCAGAAGTGGTGTGAGCTCGCTACTGCTAAAACTGATACCAGCTCGAAAAGGAGGAAGTTTGCCGACGGTTCACATTCAGGAGCAAGCTCGAAAGTCAATGAAAACGAGGCTGCTGTAGAAGGAACATCTCGTCCCCCTGGTGTTAAGGCTGCAAAAGCCCGTGGGGAGAAACCAATTACTGAGGGGAAAGACGTTGGTGAGCTTCATAACATATTAGTTAGGAAGGAGAAGATGTCGAAGATGAAGCTTCTGGACAGGCTCATGGCTAAACAAGAACCTCTAGATGATGATGAAGTAGCTCTGAAGAAGAAGTTAACTAAAGAGTTGTTGCTGTCTAATTAG